The Frondihabitans australicus genome includes a region encoding these proteins:
- a CDS encoding Pls/PosA family non-ribosomal peptide synthetase, which translates to MTDVHTPGLLLGSERAPETRTLVDVLRSTVEAYPEASALEDEDGALSYRELAVRVRAAAASLTAAGVRRGDKVGVRMPSGDRWLYIAILAVLTAGAAYVPVDADDPQERADLVFGEANVVGIIGARGLYRDAAGAETGIFQPVAPHPSRATGAAAATPTAPLPDDDAWIIFTSGSTGTPKGVAASHRSAAAFADAESRLFLRSPGIDPLGPGDRVLAGLSVAFDASCEEMWLAWRSGACLVPAPRSLVRTGADLGPWLVLHDITVVSTVPTLVGLWPIEALESVRLLIFGGEALPPETVDRVTGEGREVWNTYGPTEATVVTTGSLVQAGELVRIGLPLDGWDAAVVDVTTGEPVGEGEVGELIIGGVGLARYLDPAKDAEKYAPHEQLGWQRAYRSGDLVRFERDGLVFQGRADDQVKVGGRRIELGEIEAALLALDGVGGAAAAVRKTDAGNQVIVGYLAVQDPSAFDRNAALTRLREELPAALVPLLALVEGDLPTKTSGKIDRDALPWPLPPTSVGPDDTGMSPDELILAADWQAVLGLPVDDADANFFDLGGGSLAAAQLVARIRARDPEFTVAEIYSHPRLGAMSDALAARVGTQAVPNDDYHRSTPTPVRMQWLQTLLGLPLHILSGVRWVTYALTASSVLHWSAGSHSRAFDALPAANPWLLAILLIVFVTPFGRMAISVLFARALVGGVKAGDYPRGGGVHLRLWLAEQVAHQIGAVGLAGAPWISYYARALGARIAADVDLHAIPPVTGMLRIGRGASIEPEVDLSGYWIDGDTVRIGAVRIGAGSTVGMRSTLLPGTRIGKNASVAPGSAVFGRVPSGQEWAGSPAARVGKNRAWWPSDRPGSHRGWLALYGVSSILLSLLPVASLAGGAAVIALGVQGSATLGEAYLRALAWLVPATLLAGFTAAVLVVLFVRLLGIGVREGTFAVRSRVGWQVWSTERLLDLARTFLFPLYSGLFTAVWLRMLGARVGRDVEASTVLLLPAMTTIRDGAFLADDTMVASYELGGGWLRVAEAEIGERAFLGNSGMTGPGHKVPRDGLVAVLSAAPKKSKAGSSWLGSPAVRLRRTVAVTDDARTFHPPTAIRLARILWELGRIVPVFVTCLIGLTLFFALFWLVGQIGAGWTILVSGAVMLAVGAVAALVATAAKWALIGRIKVSEKPLWSSFVWRSEVADVFVELCAAPWFAQPAAGTPALVWWLRSLGASIGKGVWTDSYWLPEADLVRLGDGSAVNRGCVVQTHLFHDRIMSMDTVTLDAGATLGPHSVVLPAAEIGAHATVGPASLVMRGEGVPVGSRWSGNPIGPWREVRFADYHSVASS; encoded by the coding sequence ATGACCGACGTGCACACCCCCGGCCTTCTGCTCGGCTCCGAGCGTGCTCCCGAGACGCGCACCCTCGTCGACGTGCTGCGCTCGACCGTGGAGGCATACCCGGAGGCGTCGGCGCTCGAGGACGAGGACGGCGCCCTCAGCTACCGCGAGCTCGCCGTGCGCGTGCGTGCGGCGGCGGCCTCGCTCACGGCGGCCGGCGTGCGACGGGGCGACAAGGTCGGCGTGCGGATGCCGTCGGGCGACCGGTGGCTGTACATCGCGATCCTGGCCGTGCTGACCGCGGGAGCCGCGTACGTCCCGGTCGACGCGGACGACCCGCAGGAGCGCGCCGACCTCGTCTTCGGCGAGGCGAACGTCGTCGGCATCATCGGCGCCAGGGGGCTCTACCGCGATGCGGCAGGAGCCGAGACCGGCATCTTCCAGCCCGTCGCACCCCACCCGAGCCGGGCCACCGGAGCCGCGGCGGCGACGCCCACTGCGCCCCTCCCGGACGACGACGCCTGGATCATCTTCACCTCGGGCTCGACCGGCACCCCGAAGGGCGTCGCCGCGAGCCACCGCTCGGCCGCCGCGTTCGCCGACGCCGAGTCGCGCCTCTTCCTCCGCTCCCCCGGCATCGATCCGCTCGGCCCGGGCGATCGCGTGCTCGCGGGGCTCAGCGTGGCCTTCGACGCCTCCTGCGAGGAGATGTGGCTGGCCTGGCGCTCAGGAGCCTGCCTCGTGCCTGCGCCCCGAAGCCTCGTCCGCACCGGAGCCGACCTCGGCCCCTGGCTCGTCCTGCACGACATCACCGTCGTCTCGACCGTGCCGACCCTCGTGGGGCTCTGGCCGATCGAGGCGCTCGAGAGCGTCCGCCTGCTCATCTTCGGCGGCGAGGCGCTGCCTCCCGAGACGGTCGACCGGGTCACCGGCGAGGGCCGCGAGGTCTGGAACACGTACGGCCCCACCGAGGCGACCGTCGTCACCACCGGTTCGCTCGTGCAGGCCGGCGAGCTGGTCCGCATCGGGCTCCCGCTCGACGGCTGGGACGCCGCCGTCGTCGACGTCACCACCGGCGAGCCCGTCGGGGAGGGCGAGGTCGGCGAGCTCATCATCGGCGGCGTGGGTCTCGCGCGCTACCTCGACCCGGCGAAGGACGCCGAGAAGTACGCGCCGCACGAGCAGCTGGGGTGGCAGCGCGCCTACCGATCCGGCGACCTGGTGCGTTTCGAGCGCGACGGCCTCGTCTTCCAGGGCCGCGCCGACGACCAGGTGAAGGTCGGCGGCCGGCGCATCGAGCTCGGCGAGATCGAGGCGGCGCTGCTCGCCCTCGACGGGGTCGGCGGGGCCGCGGCCGCCGTGCGGAAGACCGACGCCGGCAACCAGGTCATCGTGGGCTACCTCGCGGTGCAGGATCCGAGTGCCTTCGACCGCAACGCCGCTCTCACCCGCCTCCGCGAGGAGCTCCCCGCGGCCCTCGTGCCCCTGCTCGCCCTCGTCGAGGGCGACCTGCCGACGAAGACGAGCGGCAAGATCGACCGCGACGCGCTGCCGTGGCCGCTGCCGCCCACCTCCGTCGGGCCCGACGACACCGGCATGAGCCCGGACGAGCTGATCCTCGCCGCCGACTGGCAGGCCGTGCTGGGCCTGCCCGTCGACGACGCCGACGCGAACTTCTTCGACCTCGGCGGGGGCTCGCTCGCGGCCGCCCAGCTCGTCGCCCGGATCCGCGCGCGCGACCCCGAGTTCACCGTCGCCGAGATCTACTCCCACCCGCGGCTCGGCGCCATGTCGGACGCCCTCGCCGCCCGTGTCGGTACGCAGGCCGTGCCGAACGACGACTACCACCGCTCGACGCCGACGCCGGTGCGGATGCAGTGGCTGCAGACCCTCCTCGGCCTGCCCCTCCACATCCTGAGCGGGGTGCGCTGGGTCACCTACGCGCTCACGGCCTCGTCGGTGCTGCACTGGAGCGCAGGATCGCACAGCCGCGCGTTCGATGCTCTCCCGGCGGCGAACCCGTGGCTCCTCGCGATCCTGCTGATCGTCTTCGTCACCCCGTTCGGGCGCATGGCCATCTCGGTGCTCTTCGCCCGCGCGCTCGTCGGCGGCGTGAAGGCCGGCGACTACCCGCGCGGCGGCGGCGTGCACCTGCGCCTGTGGCTCGCCGAGCAGGTCGCCCACCAGATCGGCGCCGTCGGCCTCGCGGGAGCGCCGTGGATCAGCTACTACGCCCGCGCCCTCGGAGCCCGCATCGCGGCCGACGTCGACCTGCACGCGATCCCGCCGGTCACAGGCATGCTGCGCATCGGGCGCGGCGCCTCGATCGAGCCCGAAGTCGACCTGTCGGGCTACTGGATCGACGGCGACACCGTGCGAATCGGCGCCGTCCGGATCGGCGCGGGCTCGACAGTCGGCATGCGCTCCACGCTCCTGCCCGGCACCAGGATCGGGAAGAACGCCTCGGTCGCACCCGGCTCGGCCGTCTTCGGCCGCGTCCCCTCCGGCCAGGAGTGGGCAGGCTCGCCCGCCGCCCGGGTCGGCAAGAACCGCGCGTGGTGGCCGTCCGACCGGCCAGGATCGCATCGCGGGTGGCTGGCGCTGTACGGGGTGTCGTCGATCCTGCTCTCCCTGCTGCCCGTGGCGTCGCTGGCCGGCGGCGCCGCCGTCATCGCCCTCGGCGTGCAGGGCTCGGCGACGCTCGGCGAGGCGTACCTGCGGGCGCTCGCGTGGCTCGTGCCCGCGACGCTGCTCGCCGGCTTCACCGCTGCGGTGCTCGTCGTGCTCTTCGTGCGCCTGCTCGGCATCGGCGTGCGCGAGGGGACGTTCGCCGTGCGATCCCGGGTGGGCTGGCAGGTGTGGAGCACCGAGCGGCTTCTCGACCTCGCGCGGACCTTCCTGTTCCCGCTGTACTCGGGACTGTTCACGGCCGTGTGGCTGCGCATGCTGGGAGCTCGGGTGGGGCGTGACGTCGAGGCGTCGACCGTGCTCCTGCTGCCTGCCATGACGACGATCCGCGACGGGGCGTTCCTGGCGGACGACACCATGGTCGCCTCGTACGAGCTCGGCGGCGGCTGGCTGCGCGTGGCCGAGGCGGAGATCGGCGAGCGCGCGTTCCTCGGCAACTCGGGCATGACCGGGCCGGGGCACAAGGTTCCGCGCGACGGCCTCGTCGCCGTGCTGAGCGCCGCGCCGAAGAAGTCGAAGGCGGGGTCGTCGTGGCTCGGCTCGCCCGCCGTGCGGCTGCGGCGCACCGTCGCCGTCACCGACGACGCGCGCACGTTCCACCCGCCCACGGCGATCCGTCTCGCCAGGATCCTCTGGGAGCTCGGCCGCATCGTGCCGGTGTTCGTCACCTGCCTGATCGGGCTCACGCTCTTCTTCGCCCTGTTCTGGCTCGTCGGCCAGATCGGCGCAGGCTGGACGATCCTCGTCTCCGGAGCCGTCATGCTCGCCGTCGGCGCCGTGGCCGCTCTCGTCGCGACCGCGGCGAAGTGGGCCCTCATCGGCCGGATCAAGGTCTCCGAGAAGCCGCTGTGGTCGAGCTTCGTCTGGCGCAGCGAGGTCGCCGACGTCTTCGTCGAGCTGTGCGCCGCCCCGTGGTTCGCGCAGCCCGCGGCCGGCACCCCCGCGCTCGTGTGGTGGCTCCGCTCGCTCGGCGCCTCGATCGGCAAGGGCGTCTGGACCGACAGCTACTGGCTGCCCGAGGCCGACCTGGTGCGTCTCGGGGATGGTTCGGCCGTCAACCGGGGCTGCGTCGTGCAGACGCACCTGTTTCATGATCGAATCATGAGCATGGACACCGTCACCCTCGACGCGGGCGCCACCCTCGGTCCCCACAGCGTCGTGCTGCCCGCCGCCGAGATCGGCGCCCACGCCACCGTCGGCCCCGCCTCGCTCGTCATGCGCGGTGAGGGCGTCCCCGTGGGCAGCCGCTGGTCGGGCAACCCGATCGGGCCGTGGCGCGAGGTGCGGTTCGCTGACTACCACTCGGTGGCCAGCTCCTGA
- a CDS encoding ferritin-like domain-containing protein yields MFDKRFISNAIGRSAENPLDRRRFLTAAGIAGAGVGVATLAAAAPAHADSSTGAITDGAILNFALNLEYLEAEFYLHAVTGTGLASNMTDGSGKLGGVVGGHAVPFKSLTIQRIATEIANDEKAHVAFLRSALGSAKVARPSIDLQSSFNAAATAAGLIKAGQTFDPFASDDNFLLGAFLFEDVGVTAYKGAAPLITNKTYLGAAAGILAVEAYHAGIIRDRIVAEDLYHQADAISSARDSLDGPTDDDQGVADGPTTNLVPTDANSVAFGRTAPRVLNIVYLTPNAATKGGFYPNGVNGTINTSGSPSSPTA; encoded by the coding sequence ATGTTCGACAAGCGTTTCATCAGCAATGCCATCGGCAGGAGCGCCGAGAACCCGCTCGACCGGAGGCGGTTCCTCACCGCCGCGGGCATCGCCGGAGCAGGGGTCGGCGTCGCCACCCTCGCCGCCGCGGCTCCCGCCCACGCCGACAGCTCGACGGGGGCGATCACCGACGGCGCGATCCTCAACTTCGCGCTCAACCTCGAATACCTGGAGGCGGAGTTCTACCTGCACGCCGTCACGGGCACCGGCCTCGCGTCGAACATGACGGACGGCTCGGGAAAGCTCGGCGGTGTGGTCGGCGGTCACGCCGTGCCGTTCAAGTCGCTCACGATCCAGCGGATCGCGACCGAGATCGCCAATGACGAGAAGGCTCACGTGGCGTTCCTGCGCTCCGCGCTGGGCTCGGCGAAGGTGGCGCGGCCGTCGATCGACCTGCAGTCGAGCTTCAACGCGGCCGCCACCGCCGCCGGGCTCATCAAGGCTGGGCAGACATTCGACCCGTTCGCGAGCGACGACAACTTCCTGCTGGGGGCGTTCCTGTTCGAGGACGTCGGGGTGACCGCCTACAAGGGCGCCGCGCCGCTCATCACGAACAAGACGTACCTCGGGGCGGCCGCCGGAATCCTGGCGGTGGAGGCGTACCACGCGGGCATCATCCGCGACCGGATCGTTGCGGAGGACCTGTATCACCAGGCCGACGCGATTTCGAGCGCCCGCGACAGCCTGGACGGGCCGACCGACGACGACCAGGGCGTCGCCGACGGGCCGACGACGAACCTCGTGCCGACCGACGCGAACAGCGTCGCCTTCGGCCGGACGGCGCCGCGCGTGCTGAACATCGTCTACCTCACGCCGAACGCGGCCACGAAGGGCGGCTTCTACCCGAACGGCGTGAACGGCACGATCAACACGTCCGGGTCGCCGTCGAGCCCGACCGCCTAG
- a CDS encoding M1 family metallopeptidase, translated as MAVAYLPDSGNDGYTALAYDLDLTYRVATNRLDGTATIRLRALADLQRFSLDLVRLRASKVRVDGTKAARFTQSAAKLVVTPASAIEAGEEFVATIEYGGSPAPRSSTWGALGWEELTDGVIVASQPSGAPTWFPCNDDPADKASYRIAISTEQSYAVVCNGTLASRRTRSGRTTWVYEQQEPTSTYLATVQIGRYELVPATFAEVPGVLAGPPALRSRIAHDFGRVGEMMACFEDAYGPYPFPSYSVVVTEDDLEIPLEAQGMAIFGANHADGHDAAERLVAHELAHQWFGNSVGVASWSEIWLNEGFACYSEWVWSEASGRTSAARLAAETHARLKGLPQDIIVGDPGARAMFDDRVYKRGALTLAALRARIGDDAFFRVLREWTARHRHGVVTTEDFVGLCVEVSGIRELPALFDDWLTRRPLPAL; from the coding sequence ATGGCGGTCGCCTACCTCCCCGACTCCGGCAACGACGGCTACACGGCGCTCGCGTACGACCTCGACCTCACGTACCGCGTGGCGACGAACCGGCTCGACGGCACCGCCACGATCCGCCTGCGCGCACTCGCCGACCTGCAGCGATTCAGCCTCGACCTGGTCCGCCTGCGCGCCTCGAAGGTGCGCGTCGACGGCACGAAGGCCGCACGGTTCACGCAGTCCGCGGCGAAGCTCGTCGTGACGCCGGCGAGCGCGATCGAGGCCGGCGAGGAGTTCGTCGCCACGATCGAGTACGGCGGCTCCCCCGCCCCGCGCTCGTCGACCTGGGGTGCTCTCGGTTGGGAAGAGCTCACCGACGGCGTCATCGTCGCCTCGCAGCCGTCCGGCGCCCCCACCTGGTTCCCCTGCAACGACGACCCCGCCGACAAGGCGTCGTACCGCATCGCGATCTCGACCGAGCAGTCGTACGCCGTGGTCTGCAACGGCACGCTCGCCTCGAGGCGCACGCGCTCCGGCCGCACCACGTGGGTCTACGAGCAGCAGGAGCCGACGTCGACCTACCTCGCGACCGTCCAGATCGGCCGCTACGAGCTCGTCCCCGCGACCTTCGCCGAGGTCCCCGGCGTGCTCGCCGGGCCGCCCGCCCTGCGGTCGCGCATCGCCCACGACTTCGGCCGCGTCGGCGAGATGATGGCCTGCTTCGAGGACGCCTACGGGCCCTACCCGTTCCCGTCGTACTCGGTGGTCGTGACCGAGGACGACCTCGAGATCCCGCTCGAGGCCCAGGGCATGGCGATCTTCGGCGCGAACCACGCCGACGGCCACGACGCCGCCGAGCGGCTCGTCGCCCACGAGCTGGCGCACCAGTGGTTCGGCAACAGCGTCGGCGTCGCCTCCTGGAGCGAGATCTGGCTCAACGAGGGCTTCGCCTGCTACTCCGAGTGGGTCTGGTCGGAGGCCTCCGGCCGCACCTCGGCCGCACGTCTCGCCGCCGAGACGCACGCGCGCCTCAAGGGTCTGCCGCAGGACATCATCGTCGGCGACCCCGGGGCGCGCGCGATGTTCGACGACCGCGTCTACAAGCGCGGGGCGTTGACGCTCGCGGCTCTGCGAGCGCGGATCGGCGACGACGCCTTCTTCCGCGTTCTCCGCGAGTGGACGGCCAGGCATCGCCACGGCGTGGTGACGACGGAGGACTTCGTCGGACTGTGCGTCGAGGTCTCCGGAATCCGCGAGCTCCCCGCCCTGTTCGACGACTGGCTGACGCGGAGGCCGCTGCCCGCGCTCTGA
- a CDS encoding MFS transporter encodes MSATTTSRRIPTWLAILAASLPMFMATLDNLVVTSALPVIHEKLGSSVESLQWITNAYTLAFASLMLLAVSLGDRLGRRHLFLAGLVIFTGASAFAALSTTTTALIVARALEGVGAAAIMPLSLTLLVGSVSAKARPMAIGIWGGVSGLGVALGPLIGGAVVEGWSWESIFWLNVPVGIIAIPLALRALPNSLGDRVRADFLGVVLVGLGVVGVVFGIVRGNDKGWSSAQVLASLIAGGVLLILFIWRESRVSAPLLPLRFFRDRSFTVANAVAMTFTFGSFGSVFILIQFLQVVQGKSPLAAGVETMPWTLAPMVIAPLTGFIVPRIGTRVVIVAGMVFLSAGLFELALTMTATVSFAVMLPGFILAGIGMGMAFAPLSTAVLVNMREQDHAKASGTNSTLREIGVALGIAVLTAVFTGAGGQLTPTGYVHAAIPAVIVGASVVAGSALLALILPSGRVLRSAAPDSATLVAGESPLEPVAAH; translated from the coding sequence ATGTCCGCCACGACAACGTCACGCCGCATCCCGACCTGGCTCGCGATCCTCGCCGCCAGCCTCCCCATGTTCATGGCGACCCTCGACAACCTCGTCGTCACGAGCGCCCTCCCGGTCATCCACGAGAAGCTCGGCTCGTCCGTCGAGAGCCTGCAGTGGATCACCAACGCCTACACGCTCGCCTTCGCGTCGCTCATGCTCCTCGCGGTCAGCCTCGGCGACCGCCTCGGGCGTCGCCACCTGTTCCTCGCCGGCCTCGTCATCTTCACCGGCGCCTCCGCCTTCGCGGCGCTGAGCACCACGACGACGGCCCTCATCGTCGCCCGCGCGCTCGAGGGTGTCGGCGCCGCGGCGATCATGCCGCTCTCGCTCACCCTCCTCGTCGGCTCGGTCAGCGCCAAGGCCCGCCCGATGGCGATCGGCATCTGGGGCGGCGTCTCCGGTCTCGGTGTCGCGCTCGGCCCCCTCATCGGCGGCGCGGTCGTCGAGGGCTGGAGCTGGGAGTCGATCTTCTGGCTGAACGTGCCCGTCGGCATCATCGCCATCCCGCTGGCCCTGCGGGCGCTCCCGAACAGCCTCGGCGACCGGGTGCGGGCGGACTTCCTCGGCGTCGTCCTCGTCGGCCTCGGCGTCGTGGGCGTCGTCTTCGGCATCGTCCGCGGCAACGACAAGGGCTGGTCGAGCGCTCAGGTGCTCGCGTCGCTCATCGCGGGCGGCGTGCTGCTGATCCTGTTCATCTGGCGCGAGTCGCGCGTCAGCGCCCCGCTGCTGCCGCTCCGGTTCTTCCGCGACCGCAGCTTCACGGTGGCGAACGCCGTGGCGATGACCTTCACGTTCGGGTCGTTCGGGTCGGTGTTCATCCTGATCCAGTTCCTGCAGGTGGTGCAGGGCAAGTCGCCGCTGGCCGCCGGCGTCGAGACGATGCCGTGGACCCTCGCGCCCATGGTCATCGCGCCGCTCACCGGCTTCATCGTGCCGCGCATCGGCACCAGGGTCGTGATCGTCGCCGGCATGGTGTTCCTCTCGGCCGGCCTGTTCGAGCTCGCCCTGACCATGACGGCGACCGTGTCGTTCGCCGTGATGCTGCCCGGTTTCATCCTGGCCGGCATCGGCATGGGCATGGCGTTCGCGCCGCTCTCGACGGCCGTGCTGGTGAACATGCGCGAGCAGGATCACGCGAAGGCCTCGGGCACCAACTCGACCCTCCGCGAGATCGGCGTCGCCCTCGGAATCGCCGTGCTGACCGCGGTCTTCACCGGCGCCGGCGGGCAGCTGACGCCGACCGGCTACGTGCACGCGGCGATCCCCGCCGTGATCGTCGGCGCGAGCGTCGTGGCGGGCTCCGCGCTGCTGGCGCTGATCCTGCCCTCGGGTCGGGTGCTCCGGTCGGCGGCTCCGGATTCCGCGACCCTCGTCGCCGGCGAGTCGCCCCTGGAGCCCGTCGCCGCGCACTAG
- a CDS encoding 4'-phosphopantetheinyl transferase family protein, giving the protein MGLADITVHVVDLDALAPDSVGTDTYAAASAAASTLDAAERERAGRLRSPVDRRRYIEAHRVLRRLLGDAVGVAPGDVRILRAACLACGGPHGKPQADGVEFSLSRSGAFAAIALGPVPCGVDIEERGAQEPAALAPLRDGVLAPGESGDDLLATWVRKEALLKATGEGLTRPMAEVSVAEAVRAGILRDLDLPVALAGRLVGAVAVTAPASWFTGAPPATGKVRALSSRPEGAS; this is encoded by the coding sequence ATGGGGCTCGCGGACATCACGGTGCACGTCGTCGACCTCGACGCGCTCGCACCCGATTCCGTAGGAACCGACACTTACGCCGCCGCGAGCGCCGCGGCGAGCACTCTCGACGCCGCCGAACGCGAGCGCGCAGGCCGTCTGCGCAGCCCCGTCGACCGCCGCCGCTACATCGAGGCGCACCGCGTGCTGCGGCGGCTGCTGGGCGACGCCGTGGGCGTGGCGCCGGGCGACGTGCGGATCCTGCGCGCTGCCTGCCTCGCCTGCGGCGGCCCCCACGGCAAGCCGCAGGCCGACGGCGTCGAGTTCAGCCTCAGTCGCAGCGGAGCCTTCGCGGCCATCGCGCTGGGCCCTGTGCCGTGCGGCGTCGACATCGAAGAGCGCGGGGCGCAGGAGCCGGCGGCACTCGCCCCGCTCCGCGACGGGGTCCTGGCGCCCGGCGAGAGCGGAGACGACCTCCTCGCCACGTGGGTGCGCAAAGAGGCCCTGCTCAAGGCCACCGGCGAGGGTCTGACCCGGCCGATGGCGGAGGTGAGTGTCGCCGAGGCCGTGCGGGCCGGGATCCTGCGCGACCTCGACCTGCCCGTCGCCCTGGCAGGTCGCCTCGTGGGGGCGGTCGCCGTGACGGCCCCGGCATCGTGGTTCACCGGCGCGCCACCGGCGACCGGTAAGGTACGGGCGCTCTCATCCCGACCGGAAGGCGCTTCATGA
- a CDS encoding GNAT family N-acetyltransferase translates to MADFTVRDATPDDAAACAAIYEPYVTGTAITFEEVAPTAAEMATRIIDAQAAHAWLVLDDPDRGVIGYAYAGPFAKRAAYRWATEVSVYLHPAAGGRGGGRALYEALFPLLLRRGFRIAMACMTLPNDASVGLHRSFGFETVATYPDVGWKLGAWHTTAWMQKRLAPADEGEPLELR, encoded by the coding sequence ATGGCCGACTTCACCGTCCGCGACGCGACACCTGACGACGCGGCGGCCTGCGCCGCCATCTACGAGCCGTACGTCACCGGCACCGCGATCACCTTCGAGGAGGTCGCACCGACGGCCGCCGAGATGGCGACCAGGATCATCGACGCCCAGGCCGCCCACGCCTGGCTCGTGCTCGACGATCCCGACCGGGGCGTCATCGGCTACGCCTACGCGGGGCCGTTCGCCAAGCGGGCGGCGTACCGGTGGGCGACCGAGGTGAGCGTGTACCTGCATCCCGCCGCGGGCGGGCGCGGCGGCGGCCGGGCTCTTTACGAGGCGCTCTTCCCGCTGCTCCTGCGCCGTGGGTTCCGCATCGCCATGGCCTGCATGACGCTGCCGAACGACGCGAGCGTGGGGCTGCATCGCTCCTTCGGGTTCGAGACCGTTGCGACCTACCCCGACGTCGGCTGGAAGCTCGGAGCCTGGCACACCACGGCGTGGATGCAGAAGCGGCTCGCCCCCGCTGACGAGGGCGAGCCGCTCGAGCTCCGCTGA
- a CDS encoding DUF6518 family protein produces the protein MNRSEIFQGNDSRAGAIGRGAVAVLMAVGGGLVIGGLSSPGQQYLPESVGSIANSVGGWSMFTFLLVWLSRARPVLGAILGVAAFEAMLEGYAIVSEWRGFYYSAPFSSMWVIPGILAGLVLGFGAATVRHTRRPLGRWLSVVPLSLVLVVEGAYGLLVISDTTSPVYWTIEVVAGAVFLALAVWRRRRA, from the coding sequence GTGAACAGAAGTGAGATATTCCAGGGGAACGACTCTCGTGCGGGCGCGATCGGCCGCGGCGCCGTCGCAGTCCTCATGGCGGTCGGCGGCGGCCTCGTGATCGGCGGCCTGTCGAGCCCGGGCCAGCAGTACCTTCCCGAGTCGGTCGGCTCGATCGCCAACTCGGTGGGCGGCTGGAGCATGTTCACGTTCCTGCTGGTCTGGCTGTCGCGGGCCCGCCCCGTCCTGGGTGCGATCCTCGGCGTGGCCGCCTTCGAGGCGATGCTCGAGGGCTACGCGATCGTCAGCGAGTGGCGCGGGTTCTACTACTCGGCGCCGTTCTCGAGCATGTGGGTGATCCCGGGAATCCTGGCGGGACTCGTCCTCGGCTTCGGGGCGGCGACCGTCCGCCACACCCGGCGACCGCTGGGCCGCTGGCTCTCGGTCGTGCCGCTCAGCCTCGTGCTCGTCGTCGAGGGCGCCTACGGCCTGCTCGTCATCTCCGACACCACCAGCCCGGTCTACTGGACGATCGAGGTCGTCGCCGGCGCTGTGTTCCTGGCGCTCGCCGTGTGGCGACGACGGCGCGCCTGA
- the corA gene encoding magnesium/cobalt transporter CorA encodes MPLIDNGVYVAGRRIEDPRSLDATYALMREHDGMGWIGLYRPSPDEVRSVAREFDLHPLAVEDALLGHQRSKLERYDEILFAVLRPARYVDSEETVEFGELHIFLGPEFVVTIRHAESPDLMQVRKRMEANPTLLAQGPEAVLYAILDQVVDEYEPVIAGLENDIDEIENDLFTVESIGLSERIYNLSREVINFQRAVVPLVKMLDNLQRGSDKYGVDVELQRGLRDVQDHTLLIAERVASFRQILDNALTVHATIVTRRQTDQSIQQNEEVKKISSWAAILFTPTLIASIYGMNFVHMPELEWAFGYPFALGLMLALGIVLYAVFKKRKWL; translated from the coding sequence ATGCCTCTCATCGACAACGGCGTGTATGTCGCCGGCCGGCGAATCGAGGACCCCCGCAGCCTCGACGCCACCTACGCGCTCATGCGGGAGCACGACGGCATGGGCTGGATCGGCCTCTATCGCCCGAGCCCCGACGAGGTGCGCAGCGTCGCGCGCGAGTTCGATCTGCACCCCCTCGCCGTCGAGGACGCCCTGCTCGGCCATCAGCGCTCGAAGCTCGAGCGCTACGACGAGATCCTCTTCGCCGTCCTGCGACCCGCCCGGTACGTCGACAGCGAGGAGACCGTGGAGTTCGGCGAGCTCCACATCTTCCTCGGGCCGGAGTTCGTGGTGACGATCCGCCATGCGGAGTCGCCCGACCTCATGCAGGTGCGCAAGCGCATGGAGGCGAACCCGACGCTCCTGGCGCAGGGGCCCGAGGCGGTGCTGTACGCGATCCTCGACCAGGTCGTCGACGAGTACGAGCCCGTCATCGCCGGCCTCGAGAACGACATCGACGAGATCGAGAACGACCTCTTCACGGTCGAGTCGATCGGGCTCTCGGAGCGCATCTACAACCTCTCGCGCGAGGTCATCAACTTCCAGCGCGCGGTCGTGCCGCTCGTGAAGATGCTCGACAACCTCCAGCGCGGAAGCGACAAGTACGGCGTCGACGTCGAGCTGCAGCGCGGTCTCCGCGACGTCCAGGACCACACCCTGCTCATCGCCGAGCGGGTCGCGTCGTTCCGGCAGATCCTCGACAACGCACTCACCGTGCACGCGACGATCGTCACGCGCCGGCAGACCGACCAGAGCATCCAGCAGAACGAGGAGGTGAAGAAGATCTCGTCCTGGGCCGCGATCCTCTTCACCCCGACGCTCATCGCCTCGATCTACGGCATGAACTTCGTGCACATGCCCGAACTGGAGTGGGCGTTCGGGTACCCGTTCGCGCTCGGGCTCATGCTCGCCCTAGGGATCGTGCTGTACGCGGTCTTCAAGAAGCGGAAGTGGCTGTGA